One part of the Phaenicophaeus curvirostris isolate KB17595 chromosome 2, BPBGC_Pcur_1.0, whole genome shotgun sequence genome encodes these proteins:
- the CCT4 gene encoding T-complex protein 1 subunit delta encodes MPENAGAKAHGGAGTRAKGTYQDRDKPSQIRFSNIAAGKAVADAIRTSLGPKGMDKMIQDAKGDVTITNDGATILKQMQVLHPAAKMLVELSKAQDIEAGDGTTSVVVIAGALLDACSRLLQKGIHPTIISESFQKALNKGIEVLTNMAQPVGLSDRETLLNSATTSLNSKVVCQYSSLLSPMSVDAVMKVIDPSTASSVDLRDIKIVKKLGGTIDDCELVEGLVLTQKVANTGVTRVEKAKIGLIQFCLSAPKTDMDNQIVVSDYAQMDRVLREERAYILNLVKQIKKAGCNVLLIQKSILRDALGDLALHFLNKMKIMVVKDIERDDIEFICKTIGTKPVAHIDQFTPDMLGSAELAEEVNLNGSGKLIKITGCTNPGKTVTIVVRGSNKLVLEEAERSIHDALCVIRCLVKKRALIAGGGAPEIELALRLNEYARTLKGMESYCVRAYGDALEIIPSTLAENAGLNPISTVTELRNRHAQGEKTAGINVRKGGISNILEELVVQPLLVSLSALTLATETVRSILKIDDVVNMR; translated from the exons ATGCCGGAGAACGCGGGGGCCAAGGCCCATGGCGGGGCTGGGACCCGGGCCAAGGGCACCTACCAGGACCGGGACAAACCCTCCCAGATCCGCTTCAGCAACATCGCCGCCGGCAAAG CTGTTGCCGATGCGATTAGAACAAGCCTTGGACCAAAGGGAATGGACAAAATG ATTCAGGATGCTAAAGGAGATGTGACAATCACTAATGATGGTGCTACTATTCTGAAACAAATGCAGGTTCTGCACCCTGCAGCCAAAATG TTGGTGGAGCTGTCAAAAGCACAAGATATTGAAGCTGGTGATGGCACTACATCTGTTGTTGTTATTGCTGGAGCTCTTTTGGATGCCTGTTCCAGACTTCTTCAAAAAG GAATTCACCCAACCATCATTTCTGAGTCATTCCAAAAAGCTTTGAATAAAGGAATTGAAGTGTTGACCAACATGGCACAGCCAGTTGGGCTGAGTGACAGAGAAACCTTGTTGAACAGTGCAACTACTTCACTGAATTCAAAG GTTGTGTGTCAGTATTCTAGTTTACTTTCTCCAATGAGTGTGGATGCAGTGATGAAGGTGATTGACCCAAGTACAGCAAGTAGTGTGGACCTCAGAGATATAAAAATTGTTAAGAAGTTGGG AGGCACAATTGATGATTGTGAACTGGTTGAAGGACTAGTCCTCACTCAAAAGGTGGCAAATACTGGTGTAACCAGAGTGGAAAAAGCCAAAATTGGGCTAATTCAGTTCTGCTTATCTGCTCCAAAGACAGAT atggaCAACCAAATAGTTGTTTCTGATTATGCTCAAATGGACAGAGTACTGCGTGAAGAGAGAGCCTATATTCTGAATTTAGTTAAGCAAATCAAAAAGGCTGGATGCAATGTGCTGCTGATTCAGAAGTCTATTCTGCG GGATGCTCTTGGTGACCTAGCCCTccattttctgaataaaatgaaGATCATGGTGGTTAAAGACATTGAACGAGATGACATTGAATTTATATGCAAG acaaTTGGAACTAAGCCTGTTGCTCACATTGACCAGTTTACTCCTGACATGCTGGGCTCTGCTGAGCTGGCAGAGGAGGTCAACTTGAACGGTTCTGGGAAACTAATAAAG ATTACAGGCTGCACAAACCCTGGAAAAACTGTAACTATTGTGGTACGTGGATCCAACAAACTTGTTCTAGAAGAAGCTGAGCGTTCAATTCATGATGCCCTGTGTGTCATAAGATGCTTAGTTAAGAAAAG AGCTTTAATTGCAGGAGGTGGAGCACCAGAGATAGAGTTGGCGCTGCGTTTGAATGAGTACGCTCGCACTTTGAAGGGCATGGAGTCGTACTGTGTCCGTGCGTATGGAGACGCACTGGAAATCATACCGTCTACTCTGGCTGAAAACGCAGGCCTCAATCCTATTTCGACAGTAACAGAACTGAGAAACAGACATGCTCAAGGGGAGAAAACAGCTGGCATTAATGTCAGAAAG GGTGGCATTTCCAACATCTTGGAGGAGCTGGTTGTCCAGCCACTGCTGGTGTCCTTGAGTGCATTGACTCTTGCAACAGAAACTGTGCGCAGCATTCTGAAGATCGATGATGTG GTGAACATGCGGTAA